In Hymenobacter sublimis, a single genomic region encodes these proteins:
- the murA gene encoding UDP-N-acetylglucosamine 1-carboxyvinyltransferase, which yields MASFEVIGGKSLKGEIVPQGAKNEALQILCAVLLTDEPVTISNIPDIRDVNKLIELLRDMGVKVGKLANDTYRFQADDVHLDYLDTPEFVAQAGALRGSVMILGPMLARFGKCQLPKPGGDKIGRRPMDTHFLGLEKLGGKLTLEGTDFYRINTEGRLRGAYMLLDEASVTGTANIVMGAVLAEGTTTIYNAACEPYLQQLCKMLVRMGANINGIGSNLLTIEGVERLGGTDHRMLPDMIEIGSFIGLAAMTGSEITIKDCQIPELGLIPDTFRKLGIQLEFRGDDIYVPAQDHYEIATYLDGSILTISDHTWPGLTPDLLSVLLVVATQAKGTVLIHQKMFESRLFFVDKLIDMGAQIILCDPHRATVIGLDKRTRLHGITMTSPDIRAGVALLIAALSAEGRSVIENVEQIDRGYQNIDKRLTALGAQIRRL from the coding sequence ATGGCCTCTTTTGAAGTTATCGGCGGCAAGTCGCTGAAAGGTGAAATTGTGCCTCAGGGCGCCAAAAACGAAGCTCTGCAAATTCTGTGCGCCGTGTTGCTTACGGATGAGCCCGTCACAATTTCCAACATCCCGGATATCCGCGACGTGAACAAGCTCATTGAGCTATTGCGTGATATGGGCGTGAAGGTGGGCAAGCTTGCCAACGACACCTACCGCTTCCAGGCCGACGATGTGCACTTGGACTACCTCGACACCCCCGAGTTTGTGGCCCAAGCCGGAGCTTTGCGCGGCTCCGTTATGATTCTGGGGCCCATGCTGGCCCGCTTCGGTAAGTGCCAGCTGCCTAAGCCCGGCGGCGACAAAATTGGCCGGCGCCCCATGGATACCCACTTTTTGGGTCTGGAAAAGCTAGGCGGCAAGCTCACGTTGGAAGGCACTGACTTCTACCGCATCAACACCGAAGGTCGCCTGCGCGGTGCCTACATGCTCCTGGACGAGGCCTCAGTTACCGGCACCGCCAACATTGTGATGGGCGCGGTACTGGCCGAAGGCACCACAACTATTTATAACGCGGCGTGCGAGCCGTACCTGCAGCAGCTTTGCAAAATGCTGGTGCGCATGGGGGCCAATATCAACGGCATTGGCTCTAACTTGCTAACCATTGAAGGGGTGGAGCGCCTGGGGGGCACGGACCACCGCATGCTGCCCGACATGATTGAAATCGGCTCTTTCATTGGCCTCGCGGCCATGACAGGCTCCGAGATTACCATCAAAGACTGCCAGATTCCGGAACTGGGCCTGATTCCGGACACCTTCCGTAAGCTGGGCATTCAGCTAGAATTCCGCGGCGACGATATCTACGTGCCCGCCCAGGACCACTACGAAATTGCTACCTACCTCGATGGCAGCATCCTCACCATCTCGGACCACACTTGGCCCGGTCTCACCCCCGACCTGCTGAGCGTGCTGCTAGTGGTAGCAACCCAGGCCAAGGGCACCGTGCTAATTCATCAGAAGATGTTTGAGTCGCGCTTGTTCTTCGTGGACAAGCTCATTGATATGGGCGCCCAGATTATCCTCTGCGACCCACATCGTGCTACCGTTATTGGTTTGGACAAGCGTACTCGTTTGCACGGCATTACCATGACCTCACCCGACATTCGCGCCGGGGTAGCCCTGCTGATTGCCGCTCTATCGGCTGAGGGCCGGAGCGTGATTGAAAACGTGGAGCAAATTGACCGGGGCTACCAGAACATTGACAAGCGCCTGACAGCCCTTGGCGCCCAGATTCGTCGTCTCTAA
- a CDS encoding DUF4290 domain-containing protein: MTLPSLHKHELLQREYGQSTFQLVQQLRDVEDRTERTRRAQQIVQLIFRIQPTLRDQPESQQKVWNHLFEMADGELDVDAPFPLVAQANMAPPQRVTYPSKGPKLRAYGRAVEQLIEKAITLEDATEREQATIIIGRTMKFLYRSHNKENAKDVTILKHLKELSGGQLTLDPAQVDAQNLFEFTTGGRPAPFIVPQPRQERDVRRGSGGNNNRRDKQRRGGKKGRQEPQQPPQ; this comes from the coding sequence ATGACCTTACCTTCTCTTCATAAACACGAGTTGCTCCAGCGCGAGTACGGGCAGAGCACCTTTCAGCTCGTGCAGCAACTGCGCGACGTAGAGGACCGCACTGAGCGCACCCGCCGGGCTCAGCAGATCGTGCAGCTCATCTTCCGCATCCAGCCTACCCTGCGCGACCAGCCTGAATCGCAACAGAAAGTGTGGAACCATCTGTTTGAAATGGCCGACGGCGAGCTAGACGTTGATGCGCCGTTTCCGTTGGTAGCCCAGGCCAACATGGCGCCTCCACAGCGGGTAACTTACCCCAGCAAAGGCCCCAAGCTACGGGCCTACGGTCGAGCCGTGGAACAGCTCATCGAGAAAGCCATAACCCTGGAAGACGCCACCGAACGGGAGCAGGCCACCATCATTATTGGGCGGACCATGAAGTTTCTGTACCGCTCCCATAACAAGGAAAACGCCAAGGACGTCACCATCCTCAAGCACCTGAAGGAGCTTTCTGGCGGCCAGCTTACCCTAGACCCAGCTCAGGTTGATGCCCAGAACCTGTTTGAGTTTACTACCGGTGGCCGGCCCGCGCCCTTTATCGTGCCCCAGCCCCGCCAGGAACGCGACGTGCGCCGAGGAAGCGGCGGTAACAATAACCGGCGCGACAAGCAGCGCCGCGGCGGTAAAAAAGGCCGCCAGGAACCCCAGCAACCCCCGCAGTAA
- a CDS encoding ATP-dependent helicase, with the protein MDYHALLNPSQAAAVLHTEGPCMIIAGAGSGKTRVLTYRIAHLLEKGVDPFNILALTFTNKAAKEMRARIEKVVGPNAKNLWMGTFHSIFARILRSEADKIGYPRSFTIYDTQDSKTLIGQILKELELDDKLYKPNMVLGRISAAKNKLISVQQYLNDPVIRQDDEAALRPKLGVIYQQYANRCFKAGAMDFDDLLYQTNVLFKDHPDVLNKYQNMFRYVMVDEYQDTNYSQYLIARKLAAKERNICVVGDDAQSIYAFRGADIQNILNFEKDYPELQVFKLEQNYRSTKNIVRAANSVIKNNQAQLRKDVFSDNEEGPLIEVFKAASDNEEGKLVANSIYEDKMNHHLSYDDFAILYRTNAQSRAMEESLRKLNIKYKIVGGLSFYQRKEIKDLVAYLRLTVNPNDEQALRRVINYPKRGIGDTTIAKLINAAEESNHTIWEVVANADQFLPARAANPIVDFAEKIKAYTAVAAKDDAFEAAKFIAKNSGLIEDLYADKSIEGLSRYENIQELLNGIKAFVEDPEREDKTLASFLQDIALVTDADTKDAQSEGEQVTLMTIHSAKGLEFRNVYIVGMEENLFPSQMMITSRADLEEERRLFYVAITRAEKKLTLSYATSRYQWGNLRSCEKSRFLDEIDPQFVDFKFSAGPVGSAGPGESPFGHVFERRSNLVPPAPRKTVATKYSPPADFKPSDTSNLQTGQRVEHPKFGFGTVTKLEDQAGSVKAIILFEEVGEKTLLLSFAKLRVH; encoded by the coding sequence CTGGATTATCACGCATTATTGAACCCCTCGCAGGCGGCGGCCGTGCTGCACACCGAAGGCCCCTGCATGATTATAGCCGGCGCGGGCTCCGGCAAAACCCGCGTGCTTACGTACCGCATTGCCCACCTGCTGGAAAAAGGGGTGGACCCGTTCAACATCCTGGCCCTGACCTTTACCAATAAGGCGGCCAAGGAAATGCGCGCCCGCATCGAGAAGGTAGTGGGCCCGAACGCTAAAAACCTGTGGATGGGCACTTTCCACAGCATCTTCGCGCGTATTCTGCGCTCCGAAGCCGACAAGATTGGCTACCCCCGCTCCTTCACTATCTACGATACCCAGGACTCGAAAACCCTGATTGGGCAAATCCTCAAGGAGCTGGAGCTGGACGATAAGCTCTACAAGCCGAACATGGTGTTGGGCCGGATTTCGGCCGCCAAGAACAAGCTGATTTCGGTGCAGCAGTACCTCAACGACCCCGTGATTCGGCAGGACGACGAGGCGGCGTTGCGGCCCAAGCTGGGCGTTATTTACCAGCAGTACGCCAACCGCTGCTTCAAGGCCGGAGCCATGGACTTCGACGATTTGCTCTACCAAACCAACGTGCTGTTCAAGGACCACCCCGACGTGCTGAACAAGTACCAGAACATGTTCCGGTACGTGATGGTGGACGAGTACCAGGATACCAACTACTCCCAGTACCTAATTGCGCGCAAGCTGGCGGCCAAGGAGCGCAACATCTGCGTGGTGGGCGACGACGCGCAAAGCATCTACGCCTTCCGGGGCGCCGATATTCAGAACATTCTCAACTTCGAAAAGGATTATCCTGAGCTGCAGGTATTTAAGCTGGAGCAAAACTACCGCTCCACCAAAAACATTGTGCGCGCAGCCAACTCGGTTATCAAAAACAACCAGGCCCAGCTGCGCAAGGACGTTTTCTCGGATAACGAGGAAGGCCCGCTGATTGAGGTATTCAAGGCCGCTTCCGACAACGAGGAAGGCAAGTTGGTAGCCAACAGCATCTACGAAGACAAGATGAACCACCACTTGTCCTACGATGACTTTGCCATCCTCTACCGCACCAACGCCCAGAGCCGGGCCATGGAGGAATCTTTGCGCAAGCTCAATATCAAGTACAAGATTGTTGGGGGCCTCTCCTTCTACCAGCGCAAGGAAATCAAGGACTTGGTGGCCTACCTACGCCTGACGGTAAACCCCAACGACGAGCAGGCCCTGCGTCGGGTGATTAACTACCCCAAGCGTGGCATCGGCGACACAACCATTGCCAAGCTCATTAACGCGGCCGAGGAATCAAACCACACTATTTGGGAGGTAGTAGCCAACGCCGACCAGTTCCTGCCCGCCCGGGCGGCCAACCCGATTGTGGATTTTGCCGAGAAGATCAAGGCCTACACGGCGGTAGCGGCCAAAGATGATGCCTTTGAGGCGGCCAAGTTTATTGCCAAGAACTCGGGCCTGATCGAGGACCTGTACGCCGACAAGAGCATTGAGGGCCTTTCCCGCTACGAGAACATTCAGGAACTGCTCAATGGCATCAAGGCCTTCGTGGAAGACCCCGAGCGGGAGGATAAGACGCTGGCCTCCTTCCTGCAGGATATTGCCCTGGTAACCGACGCCGACACCAAAGACGCCCAGAGCGAAGGCGAGCAGGTGACCTTGATGACTATTCACTCGGCCAAAGGCCTGGAATTCCGCAACGTCTACATTGTGGGCATGGAGGAAAACCTGTTTCCTTCGCAAATGATGATTACCTCCCGGGCCGACCTGGAAGAAGAACGCCGCCTGTTTTACGTGGCCATTACGCGGGCTGAGAAGAAGCTGACGCTGAGTTACGCTACTTCCCGCTACCAGTGGGGCAACCTGCGTAGCTGCGAAAAAAGCCGCTTCCTGGATGAAATCGACCCGCAGTTCGTAGACTTCAAGTTCTCGGCTGGCCCCGTGGGTAGCGCCGGCCCGGGCGAGTCGCCGTTTGGGCACGTGTTTGAGCGGCGCAGCAACTTGGTGCCGCCGGCCCCGCGCAAAACTGTTGCTACCAAGTACTCCCCACCCGCCGACTTTAAGCCCTCCGACACGAGCAACCTGCAAACCGGCCAGCGCGTGGAGCATCCCAAGTTTGGGTTCGGGACGGTCACGAAGCTGGAAGACCAAGCCGGCTCCGTTAAAGCCATTATCCTGTTTGAGGAAGTTGGGGAGAAAACGCTGCTTCTGAGCTTTGCCAAACTGCGGGTGCACTAA
- a CDS encoding glycosyltransferase family 4 protein, with protein sequence MNSAAATSASPAVFPISLLCLSGSWGGLELNTVRFADWMRQRGWPVQVITLAGSPIAARATELKLPVALLRNPWKALDVPAAGRLAALLRSFGTQVLIVTRNGDLGLAVLCKTLRLPQLRVVYQQHMQLGLAKRGVVHTLRYRALDAWLSPLPGLARQVLEKTRFPAARLHVVPLGIELEKFADARLTQAQAWQQLGLVLPPGAVLLGVIGRLDDGKGQDFVVEALGALHARHPYLHVLFVGESTRNEGNAYQEAVLARVQQLGLSEVAHLRPFTLQPEVAYRALDISITASVNETYGMVTIEAMATGLPVVASAAGGTLEIVEDGRTGLLYPLRNQAEFCAAIERVLREPELAATLGRQAQTEALTTYSHHRQCALTEKVLHGLG encoded by the coding sequence GTGAATTCTGCCGCTGCTACCTCCGCTTCGCCCGCCGTGTTTCCCATTTCGTTGCTGTGCCTGTCCGGGAGCTGGGGCGGATTGGAGCTAAACACCGTCCGGTTTGCCGACTGGATGCGGCAGCGGGGCTGGCCCGTGCAGGTTATTACCCTGGCCGGTTCGCCCATTGCCGCCCGCGCCACCGAGCTGAAGCTACCGGTAGCCCTGCTGCGCAATCCGTGGAAGGCACTTGACGTACCGGCCGCCGGCCGACTGGCGGCCCTGCTGCGCAGCTTCGGAACTCAGGTGCTCATCGTCACGCGCAACGGCGACCTGGGCTTAGCGGTGCTCTGCAAGACCTTGCGGTTGCCACAGCTGCGGGTAGTGTACCAGCAGCACATGCAGTTGGGCCTGGCCAAGCGGGGCGTTGTGCACACGCTACGCTACCGCGCCCTGGACGCCTGGCTTTCCCCGCTGCCCGGCCTGGCCCGGCAGGTGCTGGAGAAAACGCGCTTCCCTGCCGCGCGCCTGCACGTGGTTCCGCTTGGTATTGAGCTGGAAAAGTTTGCTGATGCTCGCCTAACCCAAGCTCAGGCCTGGCAGCAGCTTGGCCTAGTGCTACCGCCCGGCGCGGTGCTGCTCGGCGTAATCGGCCGCCTCGATGACGGGAAGGGCCAGGATTTTGTGGTGGAAGCCTTGGGGGCGTTACACGCGCGGCACCCGTACCTACATGTGCTGTTCGTGGGTGAATCGACGCGCAACGAGGGCAATGCGTACCAGGAGGCCGTGCTGGCGCGGGTACAGCAGTTGGGCCTGTCGGAGGTTGCGCACTTGCGCCCGTTCACGCTGCAGCCCGAGGTAGCCTACCGCGCCCTTGATATTTCCATTACAGCCTCCGTGAATGAAACCTACGGCATGGTAACCATTGAGGCCATGGCCACGGGCCTACCCGTTGTGGCTTCGGCGGCGGGTGGCACCCTAGAGATTGTGGAAGACGGCCGCACGGGCCTATTATATCCGCTGCGTAACCAGGCCGAGTTCTGCGCTGCTATTGAGCGGGTCCTGCGGGAGCCGGAGCTGGCCGCTACCTTGGGCCGGCAAGCCCAGACCGAGGCCCTGACTACCTATTCCCACCACCGCCAGTGTGCGCTGACGGAAAAGGTGCTGCACGGCCTGGGGTAA
- a CDS encoding DUF3109 family protein, with amino-acid sequence MIQIQNTLISDDVRDNFFVCNLEACKGACCVEGDLGAPLEDEELQILHNEYEAIKPFLTEAGRQAIEQQGLYIKDWEGDYSTTTINDRECAYALYDERGILKCGIEDAWRAGATSFKKPISCHLYPIRVTKYEGFEALNYDRWSICSPACSFGANLGVRVYQFLREPLIRKYGEQWYGELVQEIEQGSAQVG; translated from the coding sequence ATGATTCAGATTCAGAATACCCTTATTTCCGACGACGTTCGGGATAATTTCTTTGTGTGCAACCTGGAAGCTTGCAAGGGCGCCTGCTGCGTGGAAGGCGACCTGGGCGCCCCCTTGGAAGACGAGGAGTTGCAAATCCTGCACAATGAGTACGAGGCCATCAAGCCCTTCCTAACCGAAGCCGGCCGCCAAGCCATTGAGCAACAGGGCCTCTACATCAAGGATTGGGAAGGCGACTACAGCACGACTACCATTAACGACCGGGAGTGCGCTTACGCCCTCTACGATGAGCGGGGTATTCTAAAGTGCGGCATTGAAGATGCTTGGCGAGCTGGGGCCACCTCGTTCAAAAAGCCCATTAGCTGCCACCTGTACCCCATTCGCGTTACTAAGTACGAGGGCTTCGAAGCCCTGAACTACGACCGGTGGAGCATCTGCTCACCCGCCTGCTCCTTCGGGGCAAACCTGGGCGTACGGGTGTACCAATTTCTGCGGGAGCCGCTCATTCGCAAGTACGGTGAGCAGTGGTACGGTGAGCTGGTGCAGGAAATTGAGCAGGGCAGCGCGCAGGTTGGGTAG
- the accC gene encoding acetyl-CoA carboxylase biotin carboxylase subunit, which yields MFKKILIANRGEIALRVIRTCKEMGIKTVAVYSTADKESLHVRFADEAVCIGPPSSAQSYLSIPTLIAAAEITNADAIHPGYGFLSENAEFSRVCQENGIKFIGASPEMINQMGDKASAKATMIAAGVPCIPGSVGLLDSVEQGKKVAAKIKYPVILKATAGGGGRGMRIINSEEEFEKAWNDARTEAKAAFGNDGVYLEKFVEEPRHIEIQVCGDQFGHVCHLSERDCSIQRRHQKLVEEAPSPFMTDELRERMGQAAIAGAAAIGYEGVGTIEFLVDKNRDFYFMEMNTRIQVEHPVTEEVINYDLIKEQIKVAAGIPITGNNYGPKMHAMECRINAEDPANGFRPSPGKITVLHIPGGHGVRVDTHVYAGYQIPPNYDSMIAKLITVAQTREECIVKMKRALSEFVVEGVKTTIPFHLRLMDNAQFKAGDFTTKFLETSFDFSEL from the coding sequence GTGTTCAAGAAAATATTAATTGCCAACCGGGGCGAAATTGCGCTGCGCGTAATTCGGACCTGTAAGGAAATGGGCATCAAGACGGTAGCCGTGTACTCGACTGCTGATAAGGAAAGCCTGCACGTGCGCTTCGCCGACGAGGCCGTATGCATTGGCCCCCCTAGCTCTGCCCAGAGCTACCTGAGCATTCCTACCCTGATTGCCGCCGCCGAAATCACCAACGCCGACGCCATTCACCCCGGCTACGGCTTCCTGTCGGAAAACGCGGAATTCTCGCGCGTGTGCCAAGAAAATGGCATCAAGTTCATCGGGGCCTCGCCCGAGATGATTAACCAGATGGGTGACAAAGCCTCGGCCAAGGCAACCATGATTGCGGCCGGTGTGCCGTGTATCCCCGGCTCCGTGGGCTTGCTCGACTCAGTGGAGCAGGGCAAAAAGGTCGCCGCCAAGATTAAGTACCCGGTTATCCTGAAGGCTACGGCCGGTGGCGGTGGCCGCGGTATGCGAATTATCAACTCCGAAGAGGAGTTCGAGAAAGCCTGGAACGATGCCCGCACCGAGGCCAAAGCCGCTTTCGGCAACGACGGCGTGTACCTGGAGAAGTTTGTGGAGGAGCCCCGCCACATTGAAATTCAGGTGTGCGGCGACCAGTTCGGCCACGTTTGCCACCTTTCTGAGCGCGACTGCTCGATTCAGCGCCGCCACCAAAAGCTGGTAGAGGAAGCGCCCTCGCCCTTCATGACCGACGAGCTGCGAGAGCGAATGGGCCAGGCCGCCATTGCTGGCGCCGCGGCCATCGGCTACGAAGGCGTAGGGACCATTGAGTTTCTGGTCGACAAAAACCGGGACTTCTACTTCATGGAGATGAACACCCGCATTCAGGTGGAGCATCCCGTGACGGAGGAAGTTATCAACTACGACCTGATCAAGGAACAGATCAAGGTAGCGGCTGGCATCCCAATTACAGGCAACAACTACGGCCCCAAGATGCACGCCATGGAGTGCCGCATCAATGCCGAAGACCCCGCCAACGGCTTCCGTCCTTCGCCCGGCAAAATCACGGTACTGCACATTCCCGGCGGCCACGGCGTGCGCGTAGATACGCACGTGTACGCAGGCTACCAGATTCCGCCCAACTACGACTCCATGATTGCCAAGCTCATCACCGTGGCCCAAACCCGCGAGGAGTGCATTGTGAAGATGAAGCGGGCTTTGTCGGAGTTTGTAGTGGAGGGCGTGAAGACCACGATTCCTTTCCACTTGCGCCTAATGGACAATGCGCAGTTTAAGGCTGGTGACTTCACCACGAAGTTCTTGGAAACCTCCTTTGATTTTTCGGAGCTATAA
- the accB gene encoding acetyl-CoA carboxylase biotin carboxyl carrier protein: protein MKAKELQELIDFIAKSGLNKVNIETEEFKISVQREPNTKVVSGSVAAAPAPAPVAAPAPAAAPAAPAPAAAPTPAAPAEAAGGNYSPLKSPMIGTFYRSSSPDSPAFVQVGDLVEKGQVICIIEAMKLFNEIEAEQSGRVVKALVENASPVEYDQPLFLIEPM, encoded by the coding sequence ATGAAAGCCAAAGAACTACAAGAGCTCATCGACTTCATTGCCAAGTCGGGTCTGAACAAAGTCAACATCGAAACCGAGGAGTTTAAAATCTCGGTGCAGCGCGAGCCTAACACGAAAGTGGTAAGCGGTAGCGTAGCCGCCGCGCCGGCCCCGGCTCCCGTAGCCGCACCAGCTCCTGCCGCCGCCCCCGCGGCCCCTGCTCCTGCCGCCGCGCCTACCCCGGCAGCGCCCGCTGAAGCAGCCGGTGGTAACTACTCGCCCCTGAAGTCGCCGATGATTGGCACGTTCTACCGCAGCAGCAGCCCCGATTCGCCCGCTTTTGTACAGGTAGGCGACTTGGTGGAGAAAGGCCAGGTGATTTGCATCATCGAAGCCATGAAGCTCTTCAACGAAATCGAGGCTGAACAGTCGGGCCGCGTGGTGAAGGCGCTGGTGGAAAATGCGTCGCCCGTGGAGTACGACCAGCCCCTGTTCCTAATTGAGCCGATGTAG
- the efp gene encoding elongation factor P, with protein MATTADFRNGLVLNYNGELHVITEFQHVKPGKGPAFVRTKLRNIKTGRVIDNTFNAGVKVETARVEQRPHQYLYKDDYGFTFMDNESFEQVVLPEAMVPFADIMKEGQVVTILFHAETEQPLTAELPTTVELVVTYTEPGLKGDTATNTLKPAIVETGARIQVPLFIDTDTKIRIKTSDYSYVERVK; from the coding sequence ATGGCCACGACCGCAGACTTTCGCAACGGGCTCGTTCTGAACTACAACGGCGAGTTGCACGTCATCACCGAATTCCAGCACGTAAAACCTGGCAAAGGCCCGGCTTTCGTGCGTACCAAGCTCCGCAACATCAAAACCGGCCGCGTAATCGACAATACCTTCAACGCCGGGGTGAAAGTGGAAACTGCCCGCGTGGAGCAGCGTCCCCATCAGTACCTGTACAAGGACGATTACGGCTTTACTTTCATGGATAATGAGTCGTTCGAGCAGGTAGTGCTGCCCGAGGCCATGGTGCCTTTCGCCGACATCATGAAGGAAGGCCAGGTAGTTACTATCCTCTTCCACGCCGAAACCGAGCAGCCCCTCACGGCCGAACTACCAACGACGGTAGAGCTAGTAGTAACCTACACCGAGCCCGGCCTCAAGGGCGACACGGCCACCAACACCCTCAAGCCCGCCATCGTGGAGACGGGGGCTCGGATTCAGGTGCCGCTTTTCATTGATACCGACACCAAAATTCGCATCAAGACCAGCGACTACTCCTATGTCGAAAGAGTCAAGTAA
- a CDS encoding beta-ketoacyl-ACP synthase III yields MKITAAITGVGSYVPDYVLTNQELETMVDTTDEWIMSRTGIKERHILKGEDQGTSVMGVKAVQQLLAKTGNKAADIDLIICATTTPDLVFPATANIISAAVGATKAFSFDMQAACSGFMYALATGSQFIATGTYKKVIVVGADKMSSIIDYTDRATCIIFGDGAGAVLLEPNTEGLGLLDQELHSDGSGEQYLHQKAGGSRRPPSAETVANREHFVHQEGAAVFKFAVKNMADVAAQVADRNGLNPDTIDWLVPHQANKRIIDATANRVGIGPEKVMLNIHRYGNTTNGTIPLCLADYESQLRKGDNLIIAAFGGGFTWGSLYLKWAYDPKPDPTAA; encoded by the coding sequence ATGAAGATTACCGCTGCCATTACCGGAGTCGGCTCCTACGTGCCCGACTACGTGCTTACAAACCAAGAGCTCGAAACCATGGTCGACACGACCGACGAGTGGATTATGAGCCGAACCGGGATTAAGGAGCGCCATATTCTGAAGGGGGAAGACCAGGGCACTTCCGTGATGGGCGTAAAGGCCGTGCAGCAGCTACTAGCCAAAACGGGCAACAAGGCTGCGGACATCGACCTTATCATCTGCGCTACCACCACCCCGGACTTGGTATTTCCGGCTACGGCCAACATTATTTCGGCGGCTGTAGGTGCTACCAAGGCGTTTAGCTTTGATATGCAGGCAGCCTGCTCGGGCTTTATGTACGCCCTGGCCACGGGCTCCCAGTTTATTGCTACCGGTACCTATAAAAAGGTAATTGTGGTAGGCGCCGATAAGATGTCGAGCATTATTGATTACACGGACCGCGCTACCTGCATCATTTTCGGCGACGGGGCTGGGGCTGTTTTGCTGGAACCCAACACCGAAGGCCTGGGCCTGCTAGATCAGGAGCTGCACTCGGATGGTAGCGGCGAGCAGTACCTGCACCAAAAAGCCGGTGGCTCCCGGCGCCCCCCATCCGCCGAGACGGTAGCCAACCGGGAGCATTTTGTGCACCAGGAAGGCGCCGCGGTGTTCAAGTTCGCCGTGAAGAACATGGCCGATGTAGCCGCCCAGGTAGCGGACCGCAACGGCCTGAATCCTGATACTATTGACTGGCTGGTGCCCCACCAGGCTAATAAGCGCATTATCGATGCCACGGCCAACCGCGTGGGCATTGGCCCCGAAAAAGTAATGCTCAACATTCACCGGTACGGCAACACGACCAACGGCACCATTCCTCTGTGTTTGGCCGACTACGAGTCGCAGCTGCGCAAGGGCGATAACCTGATTATTGCCGCGTTCGGTGGGGGCTTTACCTGGGGGTCTTTGTACCTGAAATGGGCCTACGACCCCAAGCCCGATCCTACGGCAGCCTAA
- the plsX gene encoding phosphate acyltransferase PlsX yields the protein MKIALDAMGGDFAPQAAVDGAILAAKQLAGKAQIVLIGQEDAVRPLLAQHGPDAADLLVVPASQIIDMGEHPAKAYQQKQDSSIAVGYRLLATGEVEAFCSAGNTGAMLVGAMFSVKAVPGVMRPAIANFVPKLHGGMGIMLDVGANAECKPEMLEQFGELGSLYAQYVLGINKPKVGLMNLGEEEGKGTAITQAAHQLLKVNPHIHFVGNIEGRDLFNDKADVIVCDGFTGNVVLKMAESVYDIIADKGIHDPFLDHFNYEAVGGSPILGINDNAIIGHGVSTPLAICNMLLQGYQMASSGIADQIKNTFKS from the coding sequence ATGAAGATAGCCCTGGACGCAATGGGGGGCGATTTTGCTCCTCAGGCCGCCGTCGATGGGGCCATACTGGCCGCCAAACAGCTGGCGGGCAAGGCCCAGATAGTGCTCATTGGCCAGGAAGATGCCGTGCGCCCCTTGCTGGCGCAGCACGGCCCCGATGCTGCCGACCTGCTAGTAGTGCCTGCTTCCCAAATTATTGACATGGGCGAGCACCCGGCCAAAGCTTATCAGCAGAAGCAGGACTCCAGCATTGCCGTAGGCTACCGCTTGCTGGCAACGGGTGAAGTCGAGGCTTTTTGCTCGGCTGGTAACACGGGGGCCATGCTGGTAGGCGCTATGTTCAGCGTGAAAGCCGTACCGGGCGTGATGCGACCCGCCATTGCCAACTTTGTCCCGAAGCTACACGGCGGCATGGGCATCATGCTCGATGTAGGGGCCAATGCCGAGTGTAAGCCCGAAATGCTGGAGCAGTTCGGCGAGCTTGGCTCCCTGTACGCGCAGTATGTGCTAGGCATCAACAAGCCGAAAGTTGGGCTGATGAACTTGGGGGAAGAGGAAGGCAAAGGCACTGCCATTACCCAAGCTGCTCACCAACTGCTGAAGGTGAATCCCCACATCCACTTTGTTGGCAACATCGAAGGGCGCGACCTATTCAATGACAAGGCCGACGTCATCGTCTGCGACGGTTTTACGGGGAACGTGGTGCTGAAGATGGCGGAATCCGTGTACGACATCATTGCCGATAAAGGCATTCACGACCCTTTCCTCGACCACTTCAACTACGAAGCGGTAGGAGGCTCCCCCATTCTGGGCATCAACGATAACGCCATTATTGGGCACGGGGTAAGCACGCCCCTAGCTATTTGCAACATGCTGCTGCAAGGCTACCAAATGGCCAGCTCAGGCATTGCTGACCAGATAAAAAACACCTTCAAGTCTTAA
- the rpmF gene encoding 50S ribosomal protein L32 produces MAHPKRRTSSATRDKRRSHYKLTPKAVSVCSTTGELHLRHKAYVVDGDLYLNGKVAIKDYAPVAAPAATDNDEE; encoded by the coding sequence ATGGCACATCCTAAGCGCCGGACCTCCTCCGCTACCCGCGACAAGCGTCGTAGCCACTACAAACTGACTCCTAAAGCCGTTTCGGTTTGCTCCACTACCGGCGAGTTGCACCTGCGTCACAAAGCCTACGTAGTAGACGGTGACCTGTACCTGAACGGTAAAGTAGCCATCAAAGACTACGCTCCCGTAGCCGCTCCGGCCGCTACCGACAACGACGAAGAATAG